One genomic window of Prochlorococcus sp. MIT 0801 includes the following:
- a CDS encoding DNA-formamidopyrimidine glycosylase, with protein MPELPEVETVRKGLEKLLNDFYIERIEVLKERSIASNGGSKSFINNVKHSYLGHWERRGKYLIGSLLTKEKISKGFLVVHLRMTGQFKILEKEVLACSHTRVRFLEERGRELRFIDIRNFGQMWHVPSTKSVSEIVSGIKRLGPEPFSTDFNSHYLEEYLKKKTRSIKSALLDQETVAGVGNIYADETLFDAGINPKTESRNLKSNELKRLCNSLVKILNISIGEGGTTFSDFRNLEGVDGNYGGQAWVYRRSGKNCKKCGTKILREKICGRSTHWCPTCQK; from the coding sequence GTGCCAGAATTACCTGAAGTTGAGACAGTTAGAAAGGGACTTGAGAAACTTCTAAATGATTTTTATATTGAGAGAATAGAAGTATTAAAAGAACGTTCAATAGCAAGTAATGGTGGATCAAAAAGTTTCATAAATAATGTTAAACATAGTTATCTAGGTCATTGGGAAAGAAGAGGTAAATATTTAATAGGATCCCTCCTTACAAAAGAAAAAATTAGCAAAGGTTTTTTAGTTGTTCACTTAAGAATGACAGGCCAATTTAAAATACTTGAGAAAGAAGTTTTAGCATGCAGCCATACTAGAGTGAGATTTTTGGAGGAGAGAGGAAGAGAACTCCGTTTTATAGACATTAGGAATTTCGGACAAATGTGGCACGTGCCCTCAACAAAATCAGTTTCAGAGATAGTTTCTGGAATTAAAAGATTAGGCCCAGAGCCATTTAGTACTGATTTTAATAGTCATTATTTGGAAGAATATTTGAAAAAAAAAACTCGCTCAATTAAATCTGCTTTATTAGATCAAGAAACTGTTGCTGGGGTTGGAAATATATATGCAGATGAAACATTATTTGATGCTGGGATTAATCCAAAAACAGAAAGTAGAAATTTAAAAAGTAATGAATTAAAAAGGCTATGCAATAGTCTGGTCAAAATCTTAAATATAAGTATTGGGGAAGGGGGCACAACTTTTAGTGACTTTAGAAATTTAGAGGGGGTCGATGGAAATTATGGCGGACAAGCTTGGGTGTATAGAAGAAGTGGAAAAAATTGTAAAAAATGTGGAACAAAGATATTGCGGGAAAAAATCTGTGGAAGAAGCACACACTGGTGTCCTACTTGCCAAAAATAA
- a CDS encoding photosystem I reaction center subunit IV, with product MSFARKDKVRILRQESYWFNQIGEIVSIDKSPSMRYPVTVKFDKCDFKAFSGVDGGANTSQFSAKELEAAVL from the coding sequence ATGAGCTTTGCAAGAAAGGATAAGGTTCGCATCTTGCGTCAAGAATCTTACTGGTTCAATCAAATTGGAGAAATTGTCTCTATAGATAAATCTCCATCAATGAGATACCCAGTAACTGTCAAATTTGATAAATGTGATTTCAAAGCTTTTAGCGGTGTTGATGGTGGAGCCAATACCAGTCAATTTTCAGCCAAGGAATTAGAAGCTGCCGTACTTTAG
- a CDS encoding LysM domain-containing protein: MFKSIKITIILYYINSIILLLSIFTLKVNSETKIIAKSGDTLFKISKEYGVTLKELMYKNNFNDATKIIEGEVIIIPHKEIDKYKNNEYVTYKVSKGDTLYKIARDYNVSLNDIISMNNLKNDSYLKLNQIIFLPKGTTYKKVVDRENIKLASKKVFYHQTSNKDDLSTIAYIHKIPIEQVKTLNKLNYPIKIKPNFKLKLRTPKPSKWIKYGSLIINWSDWTYFDGNYIAQSKTKKNKAFYLALNCTKRALNNTLNNSYWTNWYFPETDFEFKLISDFCDQDFKL; the protein is encoded by the coding sequence ATGTTCAAAAGTATAAAAATAACTATCATTTTATATTACATCAATAGTATTATATTACTCTTATCAATATTTACTTTAAAAGTTAATTCAGAGACAAAGATTATCGCAAAAAGTGGTGATACCCTTTTCAAAATATCCAAAGAATATGGAGTCACCTTAAAAGAACTAATGTATAAGAATAATTTCAATGATGCGACAAAAATAATAGAAGGAGAAGTTATAATTATACCTCATAAAGAGATTGATAAATACAAAAACAATGAATATGTTACTTATAAAGTAAGCAAAGGGGATACTCTTTACAAGATTGCAAGAGATTACAACGTAAGCCTAAATGATATTATTTCCATGAATAATCTAAAAAATGATTCTTATCTTAAGCTTAATCAGATTATCTTCTTACCAAAGGGAACTACATATAAGAAAGTAGTCGATAGAGAAAATATTAAATTAGCAAGTAAAAAAGTTTTTTATCATCAAACGTCCAATAAAGATGATCTTTCAACTATCGCATATATTCACAAAATCCCAATTGAACAAGTTAAGACTTTAAATAAATTAAATTATCCTATCAAAATCAAACCTAATTTCAAATTGAAATTAAGAACACCTAAACCTTCAAAATGGATAAAATATGGATCTTTAATTATCAATTGGTCAGATTGGACATATTTTGATGGCAACTATATTGCTCAATCAAAAACAAAAAAAAATAAAGCTTTCTATTTAGCTCTTAATTGCACAAAGAGAGCTCTAAACAATACATTAAATAATTCTTACTGGACAAACTGGTATTTCCCTGAAACTGATTTTGAATTTAAATTAATTAGTGATTTTTGTGATCAGGATTTTAAATTATAA
- a CDS encoding aldehyde dehydrogenase family protein, which produces MSLENFVLNQLQDLVLSGKTRNEKWRRAQLNSLSNLLENHQQDILNALRQDLGKPATEAFFEIIAVKQEIKLAQKNLSSWMKTRQINVPVSLKPAQALVQPDPLGCILIIGPWNYPFSLTLQPLVGALAAGNTAVLKPSEHAPNVSTLIKKLIEEYFPPEIAQVIEGDGNIAADLMSRKFDHVFFTGGENIGKKVMEAASRNLTPVTLELGGKSPAVVIDGANLEVTAKRVIWGKSLNAGQTCIAPDHLLVEHKLFDSLISNLINSINDFYGNSPLDSKHLGCIINEKQFNRLNNLLNQAKKNHQIIYGGDSNEKEKRISPTLIKIENRNDPLMKEELFGPLLPILSIKNLDQAISDFKLLPKPLALYLFGGSEKEQGKVLSMTSSGGVCFNDVVLQAGIPELPFGGVGTSGMGKYHGKAGFDNFTHYKSVLKRPFWLDLNFRYPPYKLDLSLLNKLIG; this is translated from the coding sequence ATGTCATTAGAAAATTTCGTACTTAATCAATTACAAGATCTAGTTCTATCTGGCAAAACTAGAAATGAGAAATGGAGAAGAGCACAGCTTAACTCTTTATCAAATTTATTAGAAAATCATCAACAAGACATTTTAAATGCTCTAAGGCAAGATTTAGGAAAACCAGCCACAGAGGCGTTCTTCGAGATTATTGCTGTCAAACAAGAGATAAAACTGGCACAGAAAAATTTATCTAGTTGGATGAAGACAAGGCAAATCAATGTGCCTGTCTCTCTTAAACCAGCTCAAGCATTGGTCCAGCCAGATCCGTTGGGCTGTATTTTAATAATTGGTCCGTGGAATTATCCTTTTTCGCTTACTCTTCAACCACTAGTAGGAGCATTAGCTGCTGGGAACACTGCTGTTTTAAAGCCATCAGAGCATGCACCTAACGTGTCAACTCTGATAAAAAAACTTATAGAAGAATATTTCCCCCCAGAGATCGCGCAAGTTATTGAAGGAGATGGAAACATTGCGGCTGATTTAATGAGTCGAAAATTTGATCACGTCTTTTTCACAGGTGGAGAAAATATAGGAAAAAAAGTAATGGAAGCCGCATCAAGAAACCTCACTCCAGTAACTTTAGAACTTGGAGGCAAAAGCCCAGCTGTTGTTATCGATGGTGCAAATCTAGAGGTAACGGCAAAGAGAGTTATATGGGGAAAAAGTCTAAACGCTGGTCAAACATGTATTGCTCCGGATCATTTACTTGTTGAGCATAAACTTTTTGATTCATTAATTTCTAATTTAATAAATTCGATTAATGATTTTTACGGAAATTCGCCTTTAGATTCAAAACATCTGGGGTGCATTATTAATGAAAAACAATTTAATAGACTTAATAATTTACTAAATCAGGCTAAAAAGAATCACCAGATAATCTATGGAGGAGATAGCAATGAAAAAGAGAAAAGAATTAGCCCTACACTCATCAAAATCGAGAATCGGAATGATCCACTTATGAAGGAAGAACTCTTTGGCCCATTGCTACCTATTTTGAGTATTAAAAATCTCGATCAAGCAATCTCAGATTTCAAGTTATTGCCTAAACCCCTTGCTCTATATCTTTTTGGAGGAAGTGAGAAGGAACAAGGGAAAGTACTATCAATGACCTCTTCAGGAGGTGTTTGTTTTAATGATGTTGTTTTACAGGCAGGTATACCTGAACTGCCATTTGGAGGTGTAGGAACAAGTGGTATGGGAAAATACCACGGTAAAGCAGGTTTTGATAACTTTACTCATTACAAATCAGTCCTAAAAAGACCTTTTTGGCTAGATCTAAACTTCAGATACCCTCCATACAAGTTAGATTTATCTTTACTTAATAAATTAATAGGTTAA
- a CDS encoding TVP38/TMEM64 family protein gives MTKKFIISKYFNYLIIIFFVVILSITFFYLDVNIITDFFYDSVSGLNANNFFSLILIFLLFVLRSISIIIPVLPGTIFSAAAGFQFGFTQGLVIIFFADFFSCSVSFLLARKLGRKYISRLLGSRQMRRVESISQDYLENNYFLMTALLMSGFFDFVCYAIGLTKITWKRFMPALIFSIIISDSPFLASGFAARKIKDIGLKNFLQKILNGELNIISGNYLFLFITSFLIIFILAIINIYLQKRSNIIK, from the coding sequence ATGACTAAAAAGTTTATTATTAGTAAATATTTTAATTATTTAATAATAATTTTCTTCGTTGTTATTTTAAGTATTACTTTTTTTTACTTGGATGTTAATATCATTACTGATTTTTTTTATGATAGTGTTAGTGGTTTAAATGCGAATAACTTTTTTAGCTTAATCTTAATATTCTTGTTATTTGTATTAAGATCCATTAGTATCATAATACCAGTTTTACCTGGAACAATATTTTCCGCTGCTGCTGGCTTTCAGTTTGGTTTTACACAGGGGCTAGTTATTATATTTTTTGCAGATTTTTTCTCTTGTTCAGTATCATTTTTACTGGCGAGAAAATTGGGAAGAAAATATATTAGTAGATTACTTGGTTCAAGACAAATGCGAAGAGTTGAAAGCATTAGTCAAGATTATCTAGAAAATAATTATTTCCTTATGACAGCTCTACTAATGTCTGGTTTCTTTGATTTTGTTTGTTATGCCATAGGACTGACAAAAATAACATGGAAAAGGTTTATGCCTGCTTTGATTTTTAGCATAATAATCTCAGATTCACCTTTTTTAGCCAGTGGTTTTGCCGCAAGAAAAATCAAAGATATTGGATTGAAAAATTTCTTACAAAAAATATTAAATGGAGAATTAAATATAATTTCTGGAAATTACCTTTTTCTATTCATAACATCTTTTTTAATAATATTTATCTTGGCAATCATAAATATATATCTACAAAAAAGATCAAATATTATTAAGTAA
- a CDS encoding DUF4278 domain-containing protein, producing MSLTYRGLKYNQQKAAIEKQQVQLTYRGKSYQS from the coding sequence ATGTCTTTAACCTACAGAGGTCTTAAGTACAACCAGCAAAAAGCAGCTATCGAAAAACAGCAAGTACAACTTACTTATCGAGGTAAGTCTTACCAAAGCTAG
- a CDS encoding DUF3804 family protein — MSSDSQQIEALIQGFADMAQNKTFLPANTTNDFLAIRPSGNPITAQGLAGMYDSDDLVIKLSELVKIHRLETNSDWGFAAFTLKEAFSYKGDLNNDLSTYSLIFKKIDGIWNIAWMQRSQGTTDLSTWE, encoded by the coding sequence TTGTCTTCTGATTCACAGCAGATAGAAGCTCTTATACAAGGTTTTGCAGACATGGCTCAAAACAAAACATTTTTACCAGCTAATACCACAAATGATTTCTTGGCAATCAGACCAAGTGGTAACCCCATAACCGCGCAGGGTCTTGCAGGAATGTATGACAGTGATGATTTGGTTATTAAACTCTCCGAATTAGTCAAGATTCATCGGCTAGAGACTAATTCTGATTGGGGCTTTGCTGCATTTACCCTGAAAGAAGCGTTTAGCTACAAAGGTGACCTGAATAATGATTTATCTACCTATTCATTGATTTTCAAGAAAATTGATGGCATATGGAATATTGCATGGATGCAAAGATCACAAGGAACTACGGATCTCTCAACGTGGGAATAA